One genomic region from Desulfuromonas sp. TF encodes:
- the ilvB gene encoding biosynthetic-type acetolactate synthase large subunit: MMKTGAQILLECLKREGVDTIFGYPGARTLLVHDALHGNPDFRHILVRHEQGAAHAADGYARSTGKVGVCLTTSGPGATNLVTGIATAYMDSVPMVALTCQVTTADIGNDAFQEADMVGITRPITKHSYLVTDVKDLARIIREAFHVASTRRPGPVLVDLPSDVLAAMADGKIPDRVGRRGYQEAPMLNKRQLVRAAEVINAARRPLIYAGGGVIMAEAVSDLRNLAEKGGIPVTHTLMAIGAMDTSSPLSIGMLGMYGAWYANKAVDECDCLIAVGARFDDRVTGRLDSFAPNARIIHIDIDPSSIRKNVQVEVPIVADARQALEGLVEMIEEKRHEGWMGEIRAWKQEAPLPRPQSDTPVPHEIIEAISAVAGETPVVASDVGLSQMWTANYFGFPAPRQYITSGGLGTMGFALPAALGAAIGNPGRPVFAINGDGAFQMNVQELATCSHYMIPVKTIILNNGKLGMVRQFQKVFLKERFAATCLGRGVDFCMVARGFGVAAFKVTRKEDLVPTLAKAVATPGPVVVDVDIHPDCYSFPMVPPGKKAIEAIFSPEEWEG; this comes from the coding sequence ATGATGAAAACCGGAGCTCAAATCCTGCTGGAATGCCTCAAGCGCGAAGGGGTGGATACCATTTTCGGATATCCCGGCGCCCGAACCCTGCTGGTGCACGACGCCCTGCACGGTAACCCCGATTTCCGACACATCCTGGTGCGGCACGAGCAGGGGGCGGCCCATGCCGCCGACGGCTACGCCCGCAGCACGGGGAAGGTCGGCGTCTGCCTGACCACCTCCGGCCCTGGGGCGACGAACCTGGTGACCGGCATAGCCACCGCCTACATGGACTCGGTCCCGATGGTGGCCCTGACCTGCCAGGTGACCACGGCCGACATCGGCAACGACGCTTTCCAGGAGGCGGACATGGTGGGGATTACCCGTCCAATCACCAAGCACAGCTACCTGGTGACCGACGTCAAGGACCTGGCCCGCATCATCCGCGAGGCATTCCACGTCGCCAGCACCCGCCGCCCTGGGCCGGTGCTGGTCGACCTGCCCAGTGACGTGCTCGCGGCAATGGCGGACGGTAAGATTCCCGATCGGGTCGGCCGACGGGGTTACCAGGAGGCTCCCATGCTGAACAAAAGACAGCTCGTGAGAGCGGCGGAGGTCATCAACGCGGCCAGGCGCCCGCTGATCTACGCCGGAGGGGGCGTCATCATGGCCGAGGCGGTTTCCGACCTGCGAAACCTGGCGGAGAAGGGAGGGATTCCGGTGACCCACACCCTGATGGCCATCGGGGCCATGGATACCTCATCCCCACTGTCCATCGGCATGCTCGGGATGTACGGAGCCTGGTACGCCAACAAGGCCGTCGATGAATGCGACTGTCTCATTGCGGTCGGCGCCCGCTTCGACGACCGGGTGACGGGCCGGCTCGACTCCTTCGCCCCCAACGCCCGCATCATCCACATCGACATCGACCCGTCGAGCATCCGCAAGAATGTTCAGGTGGAAGTCCCCATCGTCGCCGACGCCCGGCAGGCTCTGGAGGGACTGGTGGAAATGATCGAGGAAAAAAGGCACGAAGGATGGATGGGCGAGATCCGCGCATGGAAACAGGAGGCGCCGCTTCCCCGTCCGCAGAGCGATACGCCGGTCCCCCACGAGATCATCGAGGCCATCTCCGCCGTGGCCGGCGAGACCCCGGTGGTCGCCTCCGACGTCGGTCTGTCGCAGATGTGGACGGCCAACTATTTCGGTTTCCCGGCTCCGCGCCAGTACATCACCAGCGGCGGACTCGGCACCATGGGGTTTGCCCTGCCGGCGGCTCTCGGGGCGGCCATCGGAAATCCCGGCCGTCCCGTCTTCGCCATCAACGGCGACGGCGCCTTCCAGATGAACGTGCAGGAGCTGGCCACCTGCTCCCACTACATGATTCCGGTCAAGACCATCATCCTCAACAACGGCAAGCTCGGCATGGTGCGCCAGTTCCAGAAGGTCTTCCTCAAGGAGCGCTTCGCCGCCACCTGCCTCGGCCGGGGAGTCGACTTCTGCATGGTGGCCCGGGGCTTCGGCGTCGCGGCCTTCAAGGTCACCCGCAAGGAGGACCTGGTCCCGACCCTGGCCAAGGCGGTAGCGACGCCCGGACCCGTGGTGGTCGATGTGGATATCCACCCCGACTGCTACAGCTTTCCCATGGTGCCCCCGGGGAAGAAGGCGATCGAGGCGATTTTCTCTCCCGAGGAGTGGGAAGGGTGA
- a CDS encoding SDR family oxidoreductase, with protein MPDVQLSEISRPVLVAGATGYIGGRLVPRLLEAGHRVRAVVRTPAKLDDRPWSHHPALEVVRGDLLDRESMMEAARGCRAAYYLVHSMQSQVSDFADTDRRAARNMADAAAAGGVERIIYLSGLGEEDNGLSRHLRSRTEVARILGEGPVPVTVFRAAMIIGSGSASFEILRYLMDRLPVMITPRWVSTLCQPIGVRNVLHYLIACLDVPETIGQTFDIGQEEVITYRRLMEIYAEEAGLPRRLIIPVPFLTPRLSSYWIHLVTPLPAALARPLAEGLSNPVVCRDFRIRELIPQQLLDCREAIRRAMDRMRQQQVETSWTDSGLVPQAEWSISGDPGWAGGTIYDDSRRVVLRASPEEIWPAVAGIGGSTGWYYADWLWVLRGKIDRVAGGVGLRRGRRSKLEIRPGDALDFWRVVQVQRPTRLLLAAEMKLPGQAVLAFHLNRTDQGTELLQIARFMPRGLFGILYWYAVYPFHNYVFNGMLRGIAASVGATVVTGPERLRPAD; from the coding sequence ATGCCCGACGTGCAACTTTCCGAAATCAGCAGACCGGTCCTGGTCGCCGGCGCCACAGGATATATCGGCGGTCGCCTGGTCCCCCGCCTATTGGAAGCCGGGCACCGTGTGCGGGCGGTGGTGCGTACTCCGGCCAAGCTCGACGACCGCCCCTGGTCGCATCACCCGGCCCTGGAGGTGGTCCGGGGCGATCTCCTCGACCGCGAATCGATGATGGAGGCGGCCCGGGGCTGCCGGGCGGCCTATTACCTGGTGCATTCGATGCAGAGCCAGGTCTCCGATTTTGCCGACACGGACCGCCGGGCCGCCCGAAACATGGCCGACGCCGCGGCCGCCGGAGGCGTTGAGCGGATCATCTACCTGAGCGGCCTCGGCGAGGAGGACAATGGGTTGAGCCGCCATCTGCGCTCTCGAACCGAAGTGGCTCGGATCCTGGGCGAGGGCCCGGTTCCCGTCACCGTCTTCCGCGCCGCCATGATCATCGGATCGGGAAGCGCCTCTTTCGAGATCCTGCGCTACCTGATGGACCGCCTGCCGGTCATGATCACTCCGCGCTGGGTCTCCACCCTCTGCCAGCCCATCGGCGTTAGAAACGTGCTGCACTACCTGATTGCCTGTCTCGACGTCCCCGAGACGATCGGACAGACCTTCGACATAGGGCAGGAAGAAGTGATCACCTATCGGCGCCTGATGGAGATCTACGCCGAGGAGGCCGGCCTCCCCCGCCGCCTGATCATACCCGTCCCCTTTCTGACTCCCCGGCTGAGCTCCTACTGGATTCACCTGGTGACCCCGTTGCCGGCGGCCCTCGCCCGCCCCCTGGCCGAAGGGCTGAGCAACCCGGTGGTCTGCCGCGACTTTCGCATCCGCGAGCTCATCCCCCAGCAGCTCCTCGACTGCCGCGAGGCCATACGCCGGGCCATGGACCGCATGCGCCAGCAGCAGGTGGAAACCTCCTGGACCGATTCGGGACTGGTGCCGCAGGCTGAATGGAGCATCTCCGGCGACCCGGGGTGGGCGGGCGGCACCATCTACGACGACTCGCGGCGGGTGGTCCTGAGAGCGTCGCCGGAGGAGATCTGGCCGGCCGTGGCAGGGATCGGCGGCAGCACCGGCTGGTACTACGCTGACTGGCTCTGGGTCCTGCGGGGCAAGATCGACCGGGTGGCGGGGGGAGTGGGCCTGCGCCGGGGACGGCGAAGCAAACTGGAGATCCGTCCCGGCGACGCTCTCGACTTCTGGCGGGTGGTGCAGGTCCAACGGCCAACGCGCCTGCTTCTGGCCGCCGAGATGAAGCTGCCCGGCCAGGCGGTCCTCGCCTTCCATCTGAACCGGACCGATCAGGGGACGGAGCTTCTTCAGATCGCCCGCTTCATGCCCCGCGGCCTCTTCGGCATCCTCTACTGGTATGCCGTCTACCCTTTTCACAACTATGTCTTCAACGGAATGCTGCGGGGAATCGCGGCGTCGGTCGGAGCAACGGTCGTCACAGGCCCCGAACGCCTGCGACCCGCAGATTAG
- a CDS encoding DUF523 and DUF1722 domain-containing protein: MEDKIRIGISACLLGEKVRFDGGHKLDRFLAYTLGEYVDYVPVCPEVEVGLPTPREALRLVRGEAGEARLVFSRSGGDITARMTDWARRRVRDLEGEGLCGFIFKAKSPSSGMERVKLYDRNGVPKKEGVGIFARVFMEHFPLLPVEEEGRLHDPRLRENFIEAVFTFRRWRDCRKDGLDAGRLVDFHTRHKLLLMAHSVEHYRRMGKLVAEAGKRPLSELFEEYQRLLMEAMRLKATVSKNANVLMHAMGYFKKDLSPDEKQELLEVIGNYQREHAPLLVPVTLVNHYVRKYDEPYLKRQHYLNPHPLELQLRNHV, encoded by the coding sequence ATGGAAGACAAAATAAGGATCGGAATCAGCGCCTGTCTGCTCGGGGAAAAGGTCCGCTTCGACGGCGGGCACAAGCTCGACCGCTTTCTGGCGTATACCCTGGGCGAGTACGTCGACTACGTGCCGGTCTGTCCCGAGGTGGAGGTCGGCCTTCCCACTCCCCGGGAAGCCCTGCGTCTGGTGAGGGGGGAGGCAGGGGAGGCGCGCCTGGTCTTTTCCCGAAGCGGCGGGGACATCACGGCCAGGATGACCGACTGGGCGCGGCGGCGGGTGCGGGACCTGGAGGGGGAGGGGCTCTGCGGGTTCATCTTCAAGGCGAAGTCGCCGAGCAGCGGCATGGAGCGGGTCAAGCTCTACGACAGGAACGGGGTGCCGAAGAAGGAAGGGGTGGGGATCTTCGCCCGCGTCTTCATGGAGCACTTTCCCCTGCTGCCGGTGGAGGAGGAGGGCAGGCTGCACGATCCCCGGCTGCGCGAAAATTTCATCGAGGCCGTCTTCACTTTCAGGCGCTGGCGCGATTGCCGGAAAGACGGGTTGGATGCGGGCCGCCTGGTCGACTTCCACACCCGGCACAAGCTGCTCCTTATGGCGCACAGCGTCGAACACTATCGCCGGATGGGAAAGCTGGTGGCGGAGGCCGGAAAACGGCCCCTCTCAGAACTCTTTGAGGAATACCAGCGGCTGCTGATGGAGGCGATGCGGCTCAAGGCCACGGTCAGCAAGAACGCCAACGTCCTGATGCACGCCATGGGATACTTCAAGAAAGACCTGAGTCCGGACGAGAAGCAGGAGCTGCTGGAGGTGATCGGAAATTACCAGCGGGAGCATGCGCCCCTCCTCGTCCCCGTCACCCTGGTGAACCACTACGTGCGCAAGTACGACGAGCCCTACCTCAAGCGGCAGCACTACCTGAATCCCCATCCGCTGGAGCTGCAGCTGCGCAATCACGTCTGA
- a CDS encoding YkgJ family cysteine cluster protein, with translation MDDLLVEYKNLLARIDGWFDRSLAAAAPGQIACARGCSACCRGLFDITLLDALLLQQGLGTLPEKVRKASLEKSRHRLDELRGRWPGFAAPYLLNAMPDEEWTEMPEDDETPCPLLGADGACLVYPWRPMTCRLHGLPNIDLSGESFSDEWCTKNFPGVDPLAMPELRWEFRRSFEEEILLFRTFAARLLGAPVNELDTFIPTALLIDFGGIDWKIENLCQQDTLAPG, from the coding sequence ATGGACGATCTCCTCGTAGAGTATAAGAATCTCCTCGCCCGCATCGACGGCTGGTTCGACCGCTCTCTGGCGGCAGCAGCCCCCGGGCAGATCGCCTGCGCCCGTGGCTGCAGCGCCTGCTGCCGCGGGCTGTTCGACATCACCCTCCTCGACGCCCTCCTTCTGCAGCAAGGGCTCGGGACCCTTCCGGAAAAGGTCCGGAAAGCTTCCCTTGAAAAGTCCCGGCACCGTCTGGACGAACTCAGGGGCCGATGGCCGGGCTTTGCCGCCCCCTACCTTCTCAACGCCATGCCCGATGAAGAATGGACCGAGATGCCCGAGGACGACGAGACCCCCTGTCCCCTCCTCGGCGCCGACGGCGCCTGCCTGGTCTATCCCTGGCGGCCGATGACCTGCCGCCTCCACGGCCTGCCGAACATCGACCTCTCGGGAGAGAGCTTCTCCGACGAATGGTGCACGAAGAACTTCCCCGGCGTCGACCCTCTGGCCATGCCGGAGCTGCGCTGGGAGTTCCGCCGGTCCTTCGAGGAGGAAATCCTACTCTTCCGCACCTTCGCCGCCCGCCTCCTCGGCGCTCCCGTCAACGAGCTCGACACCTTCATCCCCACCGCGCTGCTCATCGACTTTGGCGGGATAGACTGGAAGATTGAAAATCTTTGCCAACAAGACACCCTGGCGCCAGGATGA
- a CDS encoding 4Fe-4S ferredoxin: MGTICEVERIVNEFWESAPSNSLHLETGEKAWAEPHVAIARGDDPLFLRNKEMIGPFLWTPEEAYALAFPDSPVPACELRVISYVLPQTPKTRADQRLEDRMPAERWARSRFHGEEFNCDLRLHLAETLTRAGYPSVAPERLPGFGYQHSERFGLASNWSERHAAFVAGHGTFGLSDGMITRWGKAVRFGSVVSRIDLPVRERAYGDDHHAWCLWYAKGTCGACAKRCPADAITTSEGHDKQACFTYIRETTTPYATKTYGTGATPCGLCQVKIPCESQVPPALLPKP; encoded by the coding sequence ATGGGCACCATCTGTGAGGTTGAAAGGATTGTCAACGAATTCTGGGAATCCGCTCCAAGCAACAGCCTGCATCTCGAAACCGGAGAGAAGGCTTGGGCAGAGCCGCATGTAGCGATAGCGCGGGGCGATGATCCCCTGTTTCTCCGCAACAAAGAGATGATCGGCCCCTTCCTCTGGACGCCTGAAGAGGCCTATGCCCTTGCATTTCCCGACTCCCCGGTGCCTGCCTGCGAGCTGCGAGTCATCAGCTATGTGTTGCCCCAGACTCCTAAAACGCGTGCCGACCAGCGCCTGGAGGATAGAATGCCAGCCGAACGCTGGGCGCGCTCGCGGTTCCATGGCGAAGAGTTCAACTGCGACCTGCGCCTGCACCTGGCAGAGACTCTCACCAGGGCAGGATATCCCTCGGTAGCGCCCGAGCGGTTGCCCGGCTTCGGATATCAGCATTCGGAGCGCTTCGGTCTAGCCTCCAACTGGTCGGAGCGACATGCCGCCTTCGTCGCCGGACACGGCACCTTCGGTCTCTCGGATGGAATGATCACCCGTTGGGGCAAGGCGGTTCGCTTCGGCTCGGTCGTGTCGCGCATCGATTTGCCGGTTAGAGAGCGAGCTTACGGCGATGACCATCACGCGTGGTGCCTCTGGTATGCCAAGGGGACTTGCGGTGCTTGCGCCAAACGCTGCCCGGCCGACGCCATCACCACCAGCGAGGGGCACGACAAACAGGCCTGTTTCACCTATATCCGCGAGACAACCACACCATACGCTACCAAGACCTACGGCACCGGCGCCACACCCTGCGGCCTGTGCCAGGTTAAGATCCCCTGCGAGTCCCAAGTGCCACCAGCGTTGCTCCCAAAACCATGA
- a CDS encoding PAS domain-containing hybrid sensor histidine kinase/response regulator produces MAYLNTKQVAIKVAAIYMAVAGAWILFSDQFLLWMVHNPAWLTRMQTAKGWLFVAASAGMLYLLINHYVSILRKEDKKLREITESLRLKQIDLDQAQAVAHTGSWRLNVMRNELFWSDEAYRIFKVDVGTSLTYEDFIGFVHPEDRSSVDNQWKAALKGKPYDIDHRIIVDGSIKWVREKAELEFDGEGNLLGGFGTVQDITDRKQLEFDLLSAIRAAEEANRIKSQFLANMSHELRTPLTGIMSSLEMMQTEVESSDRQRLLEIADESAHRLLRIISDLLDFSILENCRLKIEEQPFSLRNCINNSVEMFSTAVRKKGIEIDSTISSALPDRIIGDPHRLGQVLLNLVGNAVKFTERGKITVSVEKHGKDIVFTIADTGIGIVPANLNKLFEPFTQADGSITRRYSGTGLGLAISKELVELMGGKIWAESEFGLGSTFSFSLPLKTVQKGEEARPPGKIEGEFSPIRVLVAEDDPAIRT; encoded by the coding sequence ATGGCATACCTCAACACGAAACAGGTCGCTATCAAAGTGGCCGCAATATATATGGCAGTAGCCGGGGCATGGATTCTGTTCTCCGATCAGTTTTTGTTGTGGATGGTACACAATCCCGCATGGCTGACCCGCATGCAAACAGCCAAGGGCTGGCTCTTTGTTGCTGCATCAGCTGGAATGCTTTATTTGCTGATTAACCATTATGTCTCGATTCTGCGAAAAGAGGATAAAAAGCTTCGGGAGATCACTGAATCTTTGCGCTTGAAACAGATAGATCTTGATCAGGCCCAAGCGGTTGCGCATACCGGGAGTTGGCGCCTGAATGTCATGCGCAACGAGCTGTTTTGGTCTGACGAGGCCTATAGGATCTTCAAGGTAGATGTGGGCACTTCTCTTACATATGAGGATTTTATTGGCTTTGTGCATCCAGAAGACCGGTCTTCCGTGGATAACCAATGGAAAGCCGCCCTCAAAGGGAAACCCTACGATATCGACCATCGAATCATAGTGGATGGCTCGATTAAATGGGTCCGGGAAAAAGCAGAGCTGGAATTCGACGGGGAGGGAAATCTTCTCGGAGGCTTCGGTACAGTCCAGGACATTACTGATCGAAAACAGTTGGAATTCGATCTCTTATCCGCCATCAGAGCCGCCGAAGAGGCTAACCGCATAAAAAGCCAGTTTTTGGCTAACATGAGCCACGAACTTCGCACCCCCTTAACAGGGATTATGAGTTCGCTGGAAATGATGCAAACCGAGGTTGAATCTTCAGACCGTCAGAGACTTTTGGAGATTGCCGATGAATCCGCCCATCGATTATTGCGAATCATTAGTGACTTGCTCGATTTCTCGATCCTCGAGAACTGTCGGCTAAAAATAGAAGAGCAACCTTTTTCCCTCCGAAACTGCATAAACAATTCTGTGGAGATGTTCAGCACTGCGGTGCGGAAGAAAGGAATAGAAATCGACTCGACGATCAGTTCCGCGCTTCCTGATCGGATCATTGGCGATCCTCATCGACTCGGACAAGTGCTGCTCAATTTGGTGGGAAATGCCGTGAAGTTTACTGAGAGGGGGAAGATAACGGTTTCAGTTGAAAAACATGGAAAGGACATTGTCTTTACTATTGCCGATACAGGGATCGGCATCGTCCCAGCGAATTTGAATAAGCTCTTCGAACCCTTCACCCAGGCTGACGGTTCCATCACACGCCGCTATAGCGGGACCGGGTTGGGACTGGCCATCAGTAAAGAACTTGTGGAGCTTATGGGTGGTAAAATCTGGGCGGAAAGTGAATTCGGCCTAGGGAGCACCTTCTCTTTTTCTCTTCCGCTTAAAACGGTGCAAAAAGGGGAAGAAGCTAGGCCCCCTGGTAAAATTGAAGGAGAATTCAGTCCCATCCGGGTTCTGGTGGCGGAGGACGACCCAGCAATCAGGACCTGA
- a CDS encoding response regulator, whose product MDLQMPIMDGLEATRQIRELEDHQEEKTCIFALTAHVRPEDKEECLQVGMDGFLTKPLRSDELDTLIKNRSAPTRRCQV is encoded by the coding sequence ATGGATCTTCAGATGCCGATAATGGACGGTCTTGAAGCGACCCGCCAGATTCGGGAACTGGAGGATCACCAAGAAGAAAAAACCTGCATTTTCGCTTTGACTGCTCATGTTCGCCCCGAAGATAAAGAGGAATGCCTTCAGGTGGGAATGGATGGATTTTTGACAAAACCATTACGATCAGACGAACTGGACACCCTGATAAAAAACCGGTCCGCGCCAACCCGTCGCTGTCAGGTTTGA
- a CDS encoding PEP-CTERM sorting domain-containing protein, with product MSAGQTLDFIVWGNNTANKTTEVSATLTPVPEPSALLLLGSGLAGLVWFRKKKAS from the coding sequence GTGTCGGCGGGCCAGACGCTCGACTTCATCGTGTGGGGAAACAACACTGCAAACAAGACTACCGAGGTATCTGCCACACTAACTCCCGTTCCCGAACCCTCCGCCTTGCTTCTTCTCGGTTCCGGACTTGCAGGTCTTGTGTGGTTTAGAAAGAAAAAGGCTTCTTAG
- a CDS encoding ACT domain-containing protein — protein MDTRMVLITMTGQDAPGIIAAVTAEIAAAGARIRDIEQTVTHTLLSLSVLIDFPTGESDRKPLIKDLLFLAKELGLDLDFQVLDESEYRRKTAQNTYVVTIMGGEVSAAALA, from the coding sequence ATGGACACCCGAATGGTTCTCATCACCATGACCGGTCAGGACGCTCCAGGCATTATCGCCGCGGTCACTGCGGAGATAGCCGCCGCCGGCGCGCGCATCCGCGACATCGAGCAGACCGTAACCCACACACTGCTTTCCCTTTCGGTGCTCATCGATTTCCCCACCGGGGAGAGCGACCGCAAGCCCCTGATCAAGGATCTTCTCTTCCTGGCCAAGGAACTCGGACTCGACCTCGATTTCCAGGTGCTGGACGAGTCCGAGTACCGGCGCAAGACAGCTCAAAATACTTACGTAGTCACCATCATGGGAGGGGAGGTGAGCGCCGCCGCCCTGGC
- the serB gene encoding phosphoserine phosphatase SerB, whose protein sequence is EYRRKTAQNTYVVTIMGGEVSAAALARVSRILADHAVNIERISKLTQGQLRCVELLITAPESLDVRGMTRRLLRAGASLGIDIAVQKESLYRRAKRLVVMDMDSTLVQIEVIDELARIAGVGEKVAEITERAMNGELDFSGSLRERVALLKGLKATALQEVYSNIPLTPGARNLVRILKRLGFRTAVISGGFKFFTDRLKEDLDLDYAYANQLEIVDGTVTGGLVGPIVDGARKAHLLEEIARQEGITLDQVIAIGDGANDLPMLGKAGLGIAFNAKARVREQADTHISQQSLDSILYLLGLSEREMAEIAG, encoded by the coding sequence CGAGTACCGGCGCAAGACAGCTCAAAATACTTACGTAGTCACCATCATGGGAGGGGAGGTGAGCGCCGCCGCCCTGGCCCGAGTGTCGCGCATCCTCGCCGACCACGCGGTCAACATCGAGCGGATATCCAAACTGACACAGGGGCAGCTGCGCTGTGTCGAGCTTCTTATCACCGCCCCCGAATCGCTCGACGTCCGGGGAATGACCCGCAGGCTCCTGCGAGCCGGGGCCAGCCTTGGGATCGACATCGCCGTGCAGAAGGAGAGCCTCTACCGGCGGGCCAAGCGCCTGGTGGTGATGGATATGGACTCGACCCTGGTGCAGATCGAGGTGATCGACGAACTGGCCCGCATCGCCGGGGTGGGGGAGAAGGTGGCGGAGATCACCGAGCGGGCGATGAACGGGGAACTCGACTTCTCCGGCTCCCTGCGCGAGCGGGTCGCCCTGCTCAAGGGGCTCAAGGCCACGGCCCTGCAGGAGGTCTACAGCAACATTCCCCTCACCCCCGGAGCCCGGAACCTGGTGCGCATCCTCAAGCGCCTTGGCTTCCGCACGGCCGTCATCTCCGGAGGGTTCAAGTTCTTCACCGACCGCCTCAAGGAGGATCTCGACCTCGACTACGCCTATGCCAACCAGTTGGAGATCGTCGACGGCACGGTGACAGGCGGGCTGGTCGGGCCGATCGTCGACGGGGCGCGCAAGGCGCATCTGCTCGAGGAGATCGCCCGCCAGGAGGGAATCACCCTCGATCAAGTGATCGCCATCGGCGACGGCGCCAACGACCTGCCGATGCTCGGCAAGGCCGGGCTGGGGATCGCCTTCAACGCCAAGGCCCGGGTGCGCGAGCAGGCCGACACCCACATCAGCCAGCAGAGCCTCGACTCCATTCTTTACCTCCTCGGCCTCTCCGAGCGGGAGATGGCGGAGATCGCCGGGTGA
- the sfsA gene encoding DNA/RNA nuclease SfsA, whose amino-acid sequence MKLPSPLIEGTLVRRYQRFLADVALEDGALVTAHTPNTGSMKQCAVPGHRVLISESDNPARKLRYTLELIRVDGHWVDTHTHRTNRVVEEALRKGWIPELAGYAVTPEYRYNDSRLDFQLEREGERVLVEVKNVTLCDAPGVACFPDAVTVRGQKHLRELCRGRREGCRAVIFFLVQRGEATAFSPADAIDPEYGRLLREVSRQGVEILAYRSVVSPEENRVGERLPVVL is encoded by the coding sequence GTGAAGCTCCCCTCACCCCTGATCGAAGGAACCCTGGTGCGCCGCTACCAGCGCTTTCTCGCCGACGTGGCGCTCGAAGACGGCGCCCTGGTCACCGCCCACACCCCCAATACGGGCAGCATGAAGCAGTGCGCCGTCCCCGGGCACCGGGTGCTGATTTCCGAGAGCGACAACCCGGCCCGCAAACTCAGATACACCCTGGAGCTGATCAGGGTCGACGGACACTGGGTCGACACCCACACCCACCGCACCAACCGGGTGGTCGAGGAGGCCCTCAGGAAAGGGTGGATTCCCGAGCTGGCCGGTTACGCGGTCACTCCCGAGTACCGGTACAACGACAGCCGCCTCGATTTCCAGCTGGAGAGGGAAGGGGAGCGGGTCCTGGTCGAGGTGAAAAACGTCACCCTCTGCGACGCGCCCGGCGTCGCCTGTTTCCCCGACGCCGTCACCGTCCGGGGGCAGAAACACCTTCGCGAGCTCTGCCGCGGCAGGCGGGAAGGGTGCCGCGCGGTGATCTTCTTCCTGGTGCAGCGTGGCGAGGCCACCGCATTTTCCCCCGCCGACGCTATCGACCCCGAGTACGGCCGCCTTCTGCGCGAGGTCTCCCGGCAGGGGGTGGAGATCCTGGCGTACAGGAGCGTGGTGTCACCGGAGGAGAACCGGGTGGGGGAGAGATTGCCTGTAGTTCTGTAA